CACTtataaaatttttataaaaataaaataatgtcaaATATGTTAAAAACATTTTAAAATTAACAATATCATATAGATACTGTAATAACAAATTTCTTGCCCAACAACAAGGGAAAggacaaaagaaattttttttaggaggtgtgcaaattgcaggaagaGTAATGTATAAACCGCCGAAAGTGAAGCGACTGGACAATATGACGACACGTGTACCGAATTCCCCCACGTCCGGTGTTCCGTCTTCGTCAatcaaaattttcttttaaacACTATGTTTTTCACGATTAGCCACTATAAGCAATCAAGTCAAGAAAAAGAACAAGGCTGAAAGTGAAGACGTGTGTTTAAACATCAAACATCATTATTTACCCACTGTAAGAATCCTATGAATGAAGTTATAATAAAGTTTCTGTCAACtatctctcctttttttttcttcccatattgcttcttctttctctttgatAAGAGTGTattcaaattaaataaatatataaaaagagTATCTTCATTCAACAAGAAAAGTCAGTTTCCATGTAAttacctttttcctttaatctTTTCTTTTTAGTTGCTCTTTGAAAAGTTACACCAACGCCATCGCAACTTTGGAGCCAAAATTGAGAACAACATAACTGCAATTCATTCTGCCAGAATTCAAAAACTGGATCAAGTGTGACATTGTCCCTTTATATAAAAGATAATTAACTTCGGAAACTTAAAATAATTGCAATATgctttaattttttgatttatcCATTTTATATAGTTTGGAGAAAAATACAGATCTTTATACAAATACTAAGTCATATTCATCATCTTCCTTTTTCTAAccatatacataaattatgtaTATCCGACTATTTTTACTTTAAGTGGTTGGATGAACGATTATTTGAGttaatttcttctttgtttttgacATAATGTCAAGGACATGCATTACTTTTCGTATGAATGGATAGACAAAAATAGAGCTCTTTAATGAGATAGTAACGTTACATTTTAATTTCTAACTCTAAGTCAACAACGAGGATTCTCCCGCCTCAGCTCAGTTggtaaaagaaaaaaacaaacaaaaaaaaacaaggagGATTCTTATTTTTCAGTTTATGCCAAAAGCACCAAAAAAGGAGTATTAACATATAGTAATACGTAATAAACAAACATTAAGAAAAAACACTTCCCGGTTGGCATATTCTTTTCCGGGGTTTTAGGTCTCCGTGACTTTTTACAATGTTGAATTTAACAAAATGTTTATTTTAGATCTTATGTGTaaaagaaaaatcttttatgTATAAAATCAAATCTCTcatgtataaaaaaaaataagatcaTAAAACTAAATATAAATTTGTAAGGGCCACTAAACTAATTTACCCTTATTTTCCACTGATAATTGAGGTATTATAATTAGGAATTAGGAATTAGGAATAGTAATTAGAAAAAACTATAGTTCAAAATGAGTAGTACTACTACTATAAAGTAAAGCATGCACATGTGGCCATAGTGTAATGAATAGTAGACATCACAGCTGGGCTCACCTCTTTCACTTTTCTCATGGAGTAGTATAATTTTATCTTCTCTTCCCTCCCCCCACTCCCACTCCCACTCCCCTCTGCAAAAAAGGCCCCTCAGTAGTCAGtcccctcctctctctctctctcacacagaCACACACTTTACCATCTTCTACGGCAAAGCTGCTGAAAGGAatgtcctcttcttcttcttttctttttctctgaatCCATCTAAACTCATAAATAACTTCTACTCATTTACATAAGCTAATTGAAATTCACACCGCTAAGAATTTGTGTTTTGATAAAGAAGGATACAAAATGGGTGGGGTAACGTCGTCTATGGCGGCGAAATTGGCTTTTTTCCCGCCGAGCCCACCGTCCTACAAGATTATTACCGACCAAGTTACTGGCTTGTTACTGCTAGACACTTTTCCCCACCGTGAAAACGTCGACGTTTTGAAGCTTCCCACTCGCCGGGGAACGGAGATCGTCGCCCTTTACATTCGCTACCCAATGGCCACCTCCACTTTGCTTTACTCTCACGGTAACGCCGCTGATGTTGGGCAGATGTATGAGCTCTTCATCCAGCTTAGCATCCACCTTAAAGTCAATCTCATGGGGTATTAATTATTCTCTTTTCATCTCTtcctttatttcaaaattaccCCTTTTTGTAGAATTAAGGTTTTTTGGTAGTTGTTAGCTCTGAAGTTTTACAGTTTCGTGACTCTTTGTTCTCTGAAGAAAGAATGCTACAGTAATTGCCCCTCTGGGAAATATCAAGATTGCACCTTTTTTCAGGAATTGAGATTTAATTCAGGATTGGGACCAGGGTTATCCATACATCCTTTATCATTTATTTTGAGGACTTAGTCTTATCAGCTTGAGTGATGTGGATTATTGGATGTTGAGGAGTAGTCAAACTTGGAAGGCTTGCTCTTTAATTGAATCTTTGCCTATGTGATCTCATACTTTAATATCATGATATATATTAGTATAATCTTAATTCCTAAATGGTTCTTGGAGGTTTTCTTTAGATAGTCCCTGCTATTTACCATTATTCAGCAAATGCATTTTCTTTTCCCTCTTTCCCATTTATACATGTAAAATGTATTGTCTATTGGAGATCCTTTTGTTACTTCTGGATTTTTATGTTTGTGATAGTATTAGTCTATTAGACTATTAGATCTAAAGATTTTTAGTCCAGGATGGTAACCACGCTGGTGTTTGGAAAGACGACTTTAATGACCTGGGAAAAGCAAATGTTGGAGCTGAACTGATTTAGATAACCTAGTGAAATAAAGTTAGATGTGAAAATGGACTTCAATccttatttgaaagatttaagaAAGGAAAGATGCGAAAAATACCAACTTCCACAACTGCAAAGAAAGCATACAAACAATGGCGGCTGAATCTGATGCTAATGTCTCATGCAATGGTTTTAAGATCATTCATGCAGTCATGTAAAGGTATAATGTGTGTGAATAAGAAACTAGATATTTGGAAAGACGACTTTAATGACCTGGGAAAAGCAAATGTTGGAGCTGAACTGATTTAGATAACCTAGTGAAATAAAGTTAGATGTGAAAATGGACTTCAATccttatttgaaagatttaagaAAGGAAAGATGCGAAAAATACCAACTTCCACAACTGCAAAGAAAGCATACAAACAATGGCGGCTGAATCTGATGCTAATGTCTCATGCAATGGTTTTAAGATCATTCATGCAGTCATGTACAGGTATAATGTGTGTGAATAAGAAACTAGATATTTGGAAAGACGACTTTAATGACCTGGGAAAAGCAAATGTTGGAGCTGAACTGATTTAGATAACCTAGTGAAATAAAGTTAGATGTGAAAATGGACTTCAATccttatttgaaagatttaagaAAGGAAAGATGCGAAAAATACCAACTTCCATAACTGCAAAGAAAGCATACAAACAATGGCGGCTGAATCTGATGCTAATGTCTCATGCAATGGTTTTAAGATCATTCATGCAGTCATGTGCAAGTATAATGTGTGTGAATAAGAAACTAGATATGGTGAAATCACTACTTTTTAGAACTAAGAAGATACACGGCTTTCATCTACAGTTTGATTGAAGGTTGGTGTATATATCTGGAGTTCTATTCAGTTGTCTGAACACTTCAGAAGTTGGATAAGCGGCATTCCAGGTGTTGTACTTTCTAAAGCCTTGAAATTTAGTAGTTGGAGATACATGGGAACTTTCTTTGGCAGGGGATGACGATAAGGCTTAGAggtaaagaatggctttatatgAATTGGATGTACGGCCGCCGTAGATCTTTTTTGCGCAAGAATTTTGAGATATTCGCTGAATCCTCATAAACTCAAATGATTAACAACTTAGAAGGAAAATAAGTTTCCTATGGTTCTATAATTAGGCagataattttcctttctttttctctgcCAACCTATgagaaaatagaaggaaaaaaaataaatgtCCAGAATTATCTTCTTTGAAGTAGTCTATACTCGAATAAAGTTTTCCTTTTGACAACTGGTGGATTGTTTGACTAGGAAAAGTTGGTACTGATTAATTTTTGAGGAAGACACAATaagttcaaaaataaataaataaataaatatataatggGATTCCACAGTGGTTCTCTTTTGCTAGTTATGCGTGCTGTAAAATTTGTGTATCTCCCAGGATTGCTGTGGACAATTTTATTTTGATAGCTTCAAATATGAGTTTATGATTTGACATGCACTTGAATCAGGATTTATCAGTGGAGAGAAACAAGGACTCATTTAAGTTTGAAAAGTTTTTCCTTTCAGCATTGATCTTGCTGTAGTAAGTTATGTATTCTGTGTGACTTGGTTTGACTACTTCAACTATGCAATACTGAGGGGTTAGTGTAGATTTATCGCTCGCCATTGTAACCTATCCCCTACTAAAGTTCATCAAGAAAGTTTGGTCCCAACATATGCAAGAAAAGCTTGTATCGGAacaactccccccccccccccttaatCTGCTCATTATAGCTAGCTTTTATTTCGATTTCCATTCTAGGAGATTTCGTTTGATAAAACGTGGATTAAACTGCATTTCTAAAAGACTTCCCCAAAAAGTGCCCCTCTCATGAGTCATGACCACCACAAGCTTTTTGGTGGAATCCCCTTAAGTGCCCCTCACAAGTATGTTTCTATTGAGTGTAATTTTCCTAACATTTTCACATTATTTTCATGTATGTAAACTTAACTTTGTTAGTCTTGTGTCCTTTTctaaagaaattaaataaactttatAGGTCtggtcttagctaaatttagctctAGGTTCTACCAATAAAAACAATTTCAGTAAGTAGAAGTTAGAACTTAGAGGTAGTGAAGATGCTTGATCGATATGGCTAGTTCACCATTATAAACCATCTTGTCTGTTTGTAAGTTTCCCTGTTCATGAATCTGGCATGTATTCCATCTGTGTTCCTTATAGGATCTAGCACAAGTAAATAAGACTAATAGTTCTCTCCATTGATCTATCATTTAATTGGAGGATAacttggatatatatatatatcaccttattttgttttgtgttttaaatGATGCAGATATGACTACTCTGGCTATGGACAGTCATCTGGCAAGGTAATTGGCAATAGAACTTTCCTGGAATAATAAGGCTGATTATTTCATTAAGTGCTCAGGAGCATTATCCGAATTTGATCTCTAAATGCTTTATGCAGCCAAGTGAGCACAACACTTATGCAGATATTGAAGCTGCTTACAAGTGTCTTGAAGAGAGCTATGGTGCAAAGCAGGAAGACATAATTCTTTATGGGCAATCTGTTGGAAGTGGTCCCACTGTTGACCTGGCTGCTCGTTTGCCTCGATTAAGAGCAGTTATTTTGCATAGTCCCATTCTATCAGGCTTAAGGGTCATGTATCCAGTCAAACGCACATATTGGTTTGACATCTATAAGGTAAAATAGCTGTCAATTGATCTATTCAACTCTTTCAGATTCACCTTCTTGTGCCTGGTTAACtgtattttgttttttatttgttaTAAACAGTAGTATGAATGAAAAATCCACCATTGAACATGGTTTTCTTTTTTACTGTGCAGAATATCGACAAGATTCCATTGGTGAAATGTCCTGTCCTGGTCATTCATGTAAGTAATTATCTCCTCATATATACACCATATTTGTATGAATCACTCTTTAGTGTGGGCTTCTGAGCAATAGATGAGATTATATTGCTTCTTGAGTTAAATAACTGGCAAAATGTTGATATATAATGGAAAATACGCATGGCAAAAATATGGTTCTGCGCAGTGTAACATATGGTAGTTTACTAGGGATATCTTGTTTAGCTCTCAGAGCAACTCTGCCCGAGCGACCATGCTTAACACATTCCTGAGGGAATCAAAACGGATTTGACAGGAAACAATAAATGTACACTCAGGTCAGTACATTACTAGAGCTATGTGAAATGGTTTCTATTCTTCAACCCCGCCAAAAACCCCTCAGCAGTAGGGGAAAAAAAGATAGTTAACAGGCCACATTTCTTATGAAGTGAAACGTGTTTAAAGTTGAGCAGTTCAATCAATTAATTAACCAGACCTCAGTCCCCAACCATTTGGGATTAGCTGTATGAATCATCTATGTCCATTCTACTCTATTCAAGCGCATGTCATTCGATTTGTCTACtctattgttttattttttcccTCCTCTGCATGTGTGTTACTCAAGTAGCATTATTTAGTCATCTATAGCAATTAACCTTACAGTCTTCACATGAGTTTCTTCATGTTG
This DNA window, taken from Nicotiana tabacum cultivar K326 chromosome 4, ASM71507v2, whole genome shotgun sequence, encodes the following:
- the LOC107771812 gene encoding uncharacterized protein LOC107771812, with the protein product MGGVTSSMAAKLAFFPPSPPSYKIITDQVTGLLLLDTFPHRENVDVLKLPTRRGTEIVALYIRYPMATSTLLYSHGNAADVGQMYELFIQLSIHLKVNLMGYDYSGYGQSSGKPSEHNTYADIEAAYKCLEESYGAKQEDIILYGQSVGSGPTVDLAARLPRLRAVILHSPILSGLRVMYPVKRTYWFDIYKNIDKIPLVKCPVLVIHGTSDEVVDCSHGKQLWELCQEKYEPLWLKGGTHCDLELYPEYIRHLKKFVSTVEKPPSQRNLSRKSIDRPEQSRKSTDCFEGPRKSTDRREKPRKSTDKPEKLKNYDYKFSEDKISKLRMSFDQVERSRRSVEFFEKPRRSIDQQMEKARKSVDWLDRIRAG